One genomic segment of Pseudonocardia sp. T1-2H includes these proteins:
- a CDS encoding nucleoside deaminase, whose translation MLEVALAEARAGLAEGGVPIGGALIAADGTVLGRGHNRRVQDDDPSAHGETAAFRDAGRQRDYRSTTMVTTLSPCWYCSGLIRQFGIGAVVIGESRTFTGGHDWLAEHGVRVTLLDDERCVSMMEEFIAARPELWNEDIGVAE comes from the coding sequence ATGCTCGAGGTCGCCCTGGCCGAGGCCCGCGCCGGCCTGGCGGAGGGCGGCGTCCCCATCGGCGGTGCACTGATCGCCGCGGACGGCACGGTGCTCGGCCGCGGGCACAACCGCCGCGTCCAGGACGACGACCCGTCGGCGCACGGGGAGACGGCCGCCTTCCGCGACGCCGGCCGTCAGCGGGACTACCGCAGCACGACCATGGTCACCACGCTCTCGCCGTGCTGGTACTGCAGCGGCCTGATCCGCCAGTTCGGCATCGGCGCGGTCGTGATCGGTGAGAGCCGCACGTTCACCGGCGGGCACGACTGGCTGGCCGAGCACGGGGTCCGGGTCACCCTGCTCGACGACGAGCGCTGCGTCTCGATGATGGAGGAGTTCATCGCGGCGAGGCCCGAGCTGTGGAACGAGGACATCGGCGTCGCTGAGTAG
- the eccB gene encoding type VII secretion protein EccB, with amino-acid sequence MTAPGSLEPPRATGPHGLVRAPATKDQADAHRFGLRRFEAALVRADPVLAHELLRSQRRAAFAGVVLGVLGLVAAAVIAAVSPRPDWTQQSLVVGRASGALYAVAHDPDRLVPVANAAAGRLVVAALGGGAGTVEPRVVRDEDLAVAPRTPAAAVPGAVAVRTDGPPVPDRWAVCDRVGRGAPRRTLVLAGSFAPPARPPIPAGERAVAAGPGGTGSSAAGSAPAAGPLPGLLLSGGAGDTWAVIGGVRHRIDPADAVVVAALGLTGHTPRQVGTGLLSAITEGPALRSPVLATGPGPAGLGEDAGTVLVVRPLNGPARYYAVLARGVQEIPGTLAEALRARSGADPVEVAPGTVAEVPAVAQLDAAAWPVSAGPWADPPDGHVVCWTWAGGVTDVRTAAEPPVAPGAVAVDLAAADGTGPGTDTVVLRDPGPVRAHSASGGGTLWLLSGAGVVYGVADDATGAALGVIAAADAPEAALRLLPAGPALDLAAARAVVDGLPR; translated from the coding sequence GTGACCGCACCGGGCTCGCTCGAGCCGCCCCGCGCCACCGGGCCGCACGGCCTCGTGCGGGCGCCCGCGACCAAGGACCAGGCCGACGCCCACCGCTTCGGCCTGCGCCGGTTCGAGGCGGCCCTGGTCCGTGCGGACCCCGTGCTCGCCCACGAGCTGCTCCGCTCGCAGCGCCGGGCCGCGTTCGCCGGCGTCGTGCTGGGCGTGCTCGGGCTGGTGGCGGCCGCGGTGATCGCCGCGGTGTCGCCGCGGCCGGACTGGACGCAACAGTCGCTCGTCGTGGGCCGGGCCTCCGGCGCGCTGTACGCCGTCGCGCACGACCCGGACCGGCTGGTCCCGGTGGCCAACGCGGCGGCCGGACGGCTGGTCGTGGCGGCCCTGGGTGGCGGGGCCGGGACGGTCGAGCCGAGGGTCGTGCGGGACGAGGACCTCGCCGTCGCTCCCCGCACCCCGGCCGCCGCGGTGCCCGGCGCCGTCGCCGTGCGCACGGACGGCCCGCCCGTGCCGGACCGCTGGGCCGTCTGCGACCGCGTCGGCCGTGGCGCACCCCGCCGGACCCTCGTCCTCGCGGGCTCCTTCGCTCCCCCCGCCCGACCGCCGATCCCGGCCGGGGAGCGCGCCGTCGCCGCAGGTCCGGGTGGGACCGGCTCCTCGGCCGCCGGATCGGCCCCGGCAGCGGGCCCGCTCCCGGGGCTGCTCCTCTCCGGTGGCGCGGGGGACACCTGGGCGGTGATCGGGGGCGTCCGGCACCGGATCGACCCGGCGGACGCCGTGGTCGTCGCCGCGCTCGGGCTGACCGGGCACACCCCGCGGCAGGTCGGCACAGGCCTGCTCTCCGCGATCACCGAGGGACCCGCGCTGCGTTCACCGGTCCTCGCCACGGGGCCGGGACCCGCCGGACTCGGCGAGGACGCCGGCACCGTGCTCGTCGTCCGGCCGCTGAACGGGCCCGCCCGCTACTACGCCGTGCTGGCCCGCGGCGTCCAGGAGATCCCGGGGACCCTCGCCGAGGCGTTGCGGGCGCGCTCGGGCGCGGACCCGGTGGAGGTCGCGCCCGGCACCGTCGCCGAGGTCCCGGCCGTCGCCCAGCTGGACGCGGCGGCCTGGCCGGTGTCCGCGGGCCCGTGGGCGGACCCGCCGGACGGGCACGTCGTGTGCTGGACCTGGGCTGGTGGCGTGACGGACGTGCGGACGGCCGCGGAGCCGCCGGTGGCCCCGGGGGCCGTGGCCGTGGATCTGGCCGCGGCGGACGGTACGGGCCCGGGGACGGACACGGTGGTCCTGCGGGACCCGGGCCCGGTGCGGGCGCACAGCGCGTCCGGGGGCGGGACGCTGTGGCTGCTGTCGGGCGCCGGTGTGGTTTACGGCGTCGCGGACGACGCGACCGGCGCCGCCCTCGGCGTCATCGCCGCGGCCGACGCACCGGAGGCGGCCCTGCGGCTGCTGCCCGCCGGTCCGGCGCTGGACCTCGCGGCGGCCCGGGCCGTGGTGGACGGGCTGCCTCGCTGA